The window TCGGAGACGGCTCCACTCTCCGCGGACGTGATGCGAATGGGCAAAAGGCTTATTAACAGGACAACCTTGATGCGTTGAATCGCAGTAGGATGCCAAGAAGCCGCCGCACTTTACGCGCTTCTGCGGCAAAACGCCTTTGCAGAAGGCAAAAAATGCAAAGCATGAAGTAATATCTGGCGGGTAGAGTAAACTGCTTGCAGTAACGGTGTCCATAATCAGAATGTCTGGAAGGTAGTCGGTTTGTATCAGATTCAATCGAGGCATGGTGTCATAAGGGCTCCCCCGGAACGGCTGGGGGAAGATTACGAATTGCTCATATCTGAGCTGGCTCGTTCCACGTTTGAAGGAAAGCTGGATACAGAGGGAAAACTGGTCGTCATGGTTTCAAACATAGAACCCGACGGAAACGGGCGTGTCGTTCACGGCGATGGAGGCGTTTTCCAGTCGCTTAACTACGATGCGCTGCTTTTCCAGCCTTTGCTTCAGGAAGTCGTCGACGGGTATGTTGTCGACGTTATTAAATTCGGCGCATTCGTCAGGTTTGGCCCTTTCGACGGACTATTGCACATCAGCCAGATCATGGATGATAAACTGGATGTTGATGAAGGCGGAAAGAGAATAATCGGCAAGGAGACAAAGAGAGACATTAAAGTCGGCGACCGTGTAAGGGCACGCATAATATCCGTCAGCCTCAATGACAAAAATGTCAAGGAGAGCAAGATCGGCCTGACAATGAGACAGACGGGGCTCGGCAAGTTCGAATGGATCGAGGAAGACAGGAGCAAGAAGTCCAGGAAGGAGAAGGGAGAAATACCGGCTTAGGGTGACACCAATGGCAAACGTGAAGCAGCTCAAGGCCTGCAAGAATTGCAGTTATATTTCGGAAGAGGATACCTGTCCTCTGTGCGGGGGCCAGACTTCAAGGGAGTTTCAGGGGTATCTCATTGTCATAGATTACCAGAAGTCGGCAATCGCAAAGCAGATGGGAATTAATGTCAATGGCAAATTTGCGCTCCGGGTCAGATGAATTCGATCCGAAGGAGGATCTCTTCCTTCCGCCGGAACTCAGGAAGGAGCTTTCGAAGCAGTACCAGCCGCTGATAACACCGGGGGAGATTGCTGCGATATCGGAGAGTTGCGCGATCGTTGCCGTCGGTGACATGGTCTGCTACACTCTGGTTTCCAGCAGGGTGATCCCAAAGATTTCAGTTTTCGATTTCATGACGGAAAGGCACCGGATACCTGAGACCTGGTCCGATACCCTTCTTTCCACGCCAGGGGCGCAGCTGAGTGTCCGCAGTCCTCCCGGCTACCTCAGCCTTGAGATGTGGAACGCGCTGAAGCTTGCATGGGAGTTTCCCGGTCGGACAAAGATGATTGTGGACGGCGAGGAGGATCTCGCAGGCCTTGCGTCGATTTACCTGATGAAAGGTGCGATTGTTGTTTACGGCCTTCCTGGCATCGGCATGACGGCGATAAAATCGGACGAAACATCAAGGCAGACGGCATATTCGATACTTGCTGAAATGATACCTGTCTCCAGAATGAGATGAACTGATTCCACGGCGCCGGAGGGTCTATACGCAGAATTTAAATGTTAGTTAGATGTAGTGAGTAGAGGAATAAAGGTCGGAGCGATTTAAATGGACGTTGAAATTACATCAAGGAAGGAAAATCCGCTGCTCAACAGGATTGAAGTCAAGGCAGTGGTAAGGCATGCCAATTCACCCACGCCGGGGAGGGACGAAGTCAGGGAAGCAGTATCCAGATCACTCGGAAGCGCAAAAGAGGGCGTTGTCGTAGATTCAATGAAGAGCGTATTCGGAAAGCATGAAACTCTTGTCTTCGCGAAGATATACCCGAAGAAGGAAGATGCGCTCAAACTCGAAAGACGGCACATACTCGTCAGAAACAAGCTTGCGGAAAAGAAGCAGGCGGCACAGAAAGCGGTAAAGGCAGCGAAGCAGCAGGCGAAGTGATTTAATTGGCAAAGGGCAGGAACAGCATTTACGAAGTAAAGGACGGAAAGTTGAGCAGAACCAGGCGTACATGCCCGAAGTGCGGTCCCAGCGTGTTTCTGGCAAAACACAGGAACAGGGTGTCATGCGGAAAATGCGGATACGCTGAATTCGAGAAGAAATAATCCCTTTTTTTATACAGGAACAGCAGTCACCCGCTATCAGGGCCTGTAGTGTAGCGTGGATATCACAGGGGCCTCCGGTTCGTCAGGAGAAAGCCCCGGACCCGGGTTCAAAAGAGTGTATTCATTCTGAAACTCCCGGCAGGCCCGCTTATTTGCCTCTGCTTTCCGTTTCATACCGCAGGCGCGTTTCACAGAACCGGCAAAGTTAAAATTGTTGCAGCGGTGTTCCGATATCGTGCTGAGACTCCAGGGACGTGGACTGGCGGGAGGTTCGATTTCAGGCAGCGCAACACTGATCGATATGGATTCCGCCGTAACCGATGACAGGGTTGAATCAGGCATATTCATAATACGCGGCAATCTGTCTGAGGATATCCTGTCTTCGCTTCCGTTCAGGTGCGGCAAAGATGAGTGCGGCATGGTAATGTGTTCCGGCGTCCTGCCGAACACTCCCGGTTTCGGAAACGGAAACACGGTCGTGGCGGCCTCCGGATTTGACTGGGAGTATTTCAGGAATGGCGATTTCGTCCGCATTGACGGAACAAGCGGAACGGTTGAGATCGAGAACGTGACGGGGAAGGAGGTGGTAAATTGCGCTGTGAAGTATAACGACAGGCTTCTGCTTCTCAAGAGAAGCGGGCTTGTGGGCTCATTCCGGGGAAAATGGGCTTCCGTAAGCGGTTATGTGGAGGAGGGTGAAACGCCGTATGCTGCCGCCCTGAAGGAACTAAGGGAGGAAATATCGGCGGAAGGAGTCTCCCTGTTAAGGGCGGGGAAGCCGGTGGTAACCAGGAAGGAAGCCACCGTGTGGATATCCTATCCCTTCCTTTTCACACTCGAAAACGATTCCATCACGATTGACTGGGAACACACTGAATACAGATGGGTAAAACCCGATGAACTTCCGGCATATGATACTGTCCCGGGTTTCGGAAAGGGCCTGGCTGCACTCGGAATCATCTGAATTCAGATGATTTTGTCGACCTCTTTCTGCAGAACCTTCAGATCCTTCTCATTCATGGACTCGGGATTGACCGAAAGCAGAAGTATAGACTTAGATTTTGCCGCTGTATCCTTCAGGTACTGGATCAGCCGGACAACTGAAGCAAATGTGTTGTTTGATATCAGATATTCTGTACCGTCAATAAACGCAATTCCCGAGTCCTTTGAGAAGAAGTCATTGACCTGGAGGGAGATTGTCTCCAGATCACTCGGTTTCACTGCATTTTTACCGCCGACCGCGGTAAGCCATATTATCCTGCAGTTGCTGACACCGTATTTCTTTTCGAGCTTCTCCGGGAATTCCCTTGTGATAAGAAATCCGTTCAGGCCGCTCTCCATGGCAGATCTGAATATCGCCATTCCTTTGTCGGGCTTGTCCTCGAAAATCGCATACGTTTCACCTGACTCAATGACGAATGTTTCATCCTCCTCCGTAGCCGCTGGAGCCTGCTGTTCCGGCGCAGTCTCGGCCGCACTCTTTTCCTGCGCAGGCTGTGCGGCTTCGGGCTGTGCGGCAGCCTTCGTCCTGGAAAGAGCTATCACGAGATCATTCCTGTCTATCTTCCAGGCTTCCTTCAATTCACCCGCGGCATTTGCTACAATCTCGAGAGATCCTATCCTGCACTCCGATGAGATTACGCTGTTCCATTCAACTATCGCTTCAAGGAGCGACCCGGATGTTGCTATCTGTGCGTGCACGTACTCGTCCACGTTCAGGCCCATTTCCTTTCTCATCTTCTGTATCCTGCGCATGACCTCCCTTGAGAGTGATTCAAGCTCCAGTTTCCTGTCCATGTTGAAATCAACATAAACGGTTGCGAAAGGAAGATCAATCTGGGCGACATTGCGCGGAAGCGTGTAGCTGAAAGACACCATGTTCTCCTCGATCTTGATTGTCTGTCCCTCTATACCGAGGGAATAAGAACCTCCCTTGATGCCGTTTATAACCTCCGCTGCCGGTCTTATCTTGAGCATCATTGCAATTTTACCTGACCACTGCCGGTAAACCTTTCCTATTGCGTTTGGATCCGGCACAACAGTGAGAACGAGTTCCTCCCATTCCTGCGCCGGCTGAAGCAGTTTGCTCGACTTTGCGTTGCACTGCTTCTCAATGATATCGAGCATCCTGCCTATGCTCTTCCTGTTACTGTCGTCGACCGGCTTTATGACGATCCTCGAAAGGGGCCACCTGAGCTTCATACCCGTCTCCTGTCTTGATTTCAGGACCGCCTCGACGATCTGCCTGGCAAGCACCATATCGGCTTCCAGTTTTGCGTCCCTGAGCACATCGATGACCTCCGGCCATGTGGAAAGATGAACGGAGAGCGCTTCAGGATTCATGGCCCTGAATATTTCCTCAGAAATAAAAGGCGTGAACGGCGCCAGCAGTTTTGATACCGCAGTAAGGACATAATGCAGAACTGTGTATGTTTCCGCTTTTTCCCTGCTTTCCTCTTCAGTCCATGTCCTGTCCCTCACCATTCTGACGTACCAGCGGGAAAGGTCCTCCACAATGAAATCATCAATTGAGCGCAGTGCCTTATGGACCTCCAGTGCATCGATTAAACCTGTGGCATCTCCAATAACGGACTGCGTCTTCGAAAGTATCCATCTGTCTTCGATCTTCAGCGATCCTGCAAGAGCCTTCCAGTCAACGGGTGAACTCTTGAAATTATCAAGCGACATATACGTGGATGCGAAATTGTAGACATTCCAGAGTATGTTGAGCGTCTTTCGTGCATTCTTCGGACCATCCTGCTGAAATGAAATATCATCCCATGGGGCCCTTGAGCCGAGAATATAGAAGCGCAGGGCATCTGCCCCGTCGCTTTCTATTACTTCCATCGGGTCGACAACGTTGCCGAGGCTCTTGTGCATCTGCCTGCCTCTCGAATCGTTGACCCAGCCATGCAGAAGAGCCGACTCGAACGGTGCCCTGTTGAACATAATCAGCGATGTGGCAATCTGGGAATTGAACCATCCCCTTGTCTGATCTCCTGCCTCGGTTATCCATTTGCCAGGCCACCAGATGTCGAATTCCTTCCTGTCGGCGTTGTAATTGAGGGATGCCCATGAGCAGATGCCGGAATCGAACCAGACGTCAAGCACATCCGGTACTCTATTCATCTCCCCCCCGCACTTCTCGCACTTGAATACAACAGCGTCAATCGATGGTCTGTGCAGGTCCATTCCTTCGACGTAGTTGCGCCCGCCTGAAAGTTCCGAGACAGAGGATATCAGCCGTTCCGAGCTGCATTTGGCGCATCTCCACACGGGAATTGGTGTCCCCCAGAAGCGCTGACGCGAAATGCACCAGTCCTTCAGGTTCCTGGCCCATTCTGCCTGTCTGGACGAGCCGGCCCAGTCAGGCACCCATTTTATCCTGTTTATCTCCTCAAGCATTCGTTCCCTGAGCTCTGTGGCCCTTATGTACCACTGCATCGTGGAACGGTAGATTATAGGCGTTTTGCATCTCCAGCAGTTGCCGTACCTGTGTTTTATCCTTCCGGAATAATAAAGCAGCCCCGTCCGTTTCAGTTCGCCGATTATTAAGTCGTTGCACTGGCTTACCCGTTTTCTGCTGATGTCTTTTCCTGCATCATCTGAATAGGTACCGTCGTCCAGCACGGGACAGTATATATCCAGATTGAATTTTTTCCCGAGATTGAAATCTTCAGGCCCGTGGCCAGGGGCAGTGTGGACAAGCCCGGTGTATTCCAGTTCCACGCTATCCGACGGTATTACCTTCCAGCTCCATTCCCCTTCCTTGCCTTTTTTGGCAAAACCCTCCAGCGGAAATGTGTATGCTTTGCCCACCAGATCGCTTCCCTTCATCACCCTGACGATCTCGTATTCCTCCTGGTCAGACAGCGAGCCTATTTCCTCTGCCTTCTGCTCCAGAACGATGAGTTTCTCGGTAATCTGCCCCTTCTTTCTGTACTCCACCTCTGCATAATCCATATCGGGGTGCACTGCGACTGCCATGTTGGCAACCAGTGTCCAGGGAGTGGTCGTCCAGATGAGCAGCGAATAATCGCTGTCCTTCAGGGGAAAGCGGACATAAATGCTCGGATCTTCTTTCTCGACGTACTCTATCTCCGCCTCTGCAAGCGCTGTTCCGCATCTGTAACACCACTGGGTGCTCCTCTCGCCAAGGAACAGGAGTCCGGCATCCATTGCCTTTTTGAGAGTCAACCATGCCGTCTCGGTGAATGAGCGCTCGATTGTCATGTACGGCTTGTCCCAGTCCATCCAGACACCCAGACGCCTGAACTGCTGCGTCATATTGTTGAGATTCTTAAGCGCGAATTTTCTGCATTCGGAGACAAACCTGTCAATGCCAATCTTCTCTATATCCTTCTTTGTCTTTATGCCGAACGACTTCTCGACGTTGACTTCAATGGGAAGGCCATGCATGTCCCAGCCCGGCTGATCGCGGACATTGTAGCCGTTCATCCGCCAGAAGCGTATCCTCAGATCCTTGAGCGACTTGTTCAGGGCGGTGCCCGCGTGGATGTCGCCGGTAGTGTACGGAGGCCCGTCCAGAAAATAAATTTTCTGTCCTTCGCTGCGCATGCTTTTGAGCTTGCCGTAAATGTCGCTGTTTGACCAGTATTCGGCTATTTCCCTTTCCACCTTGGCGGGATCGTAATTTCCTTCAGCTTTCTTTATCATCGAAAGCACCATCGACTTTCTAACCACTACAGGGCTTCTGTATTTAATTATCACCCATTGAGTTAGCCTTTCTGACCTTCACATCCACCGGTCAAGGCTTTCCTGCGAGCCGATATCGGCAGAAGCAAGGCTTTCGACCGCCTGAAGCACATTGCTCTCCGAGAATTCATGCTCCCTGCAAAGGAAACTGATGAGCCCGTCTCTGTCCGGACGCCTCCATCTTAGCGCATAGCTTTCTATGAATTTCGGCTTCAGAAAAATCGAACGGACATCCTTGACATTGTCCTGCCCAATCTCTTCAATAAAAGGTGTGTTTTCTATAGCCCCTTTTTCCTTTATGAGCTTGAGGGCCTTCTTTGGCCCTATTCCAGACACGCCTTCGTTGAAATCCGTTCCTACAAGTATCGCAATGTCGACAAGCTGATCGCGCGTGATATCTAGTTTCCTCAGCGTTTCCTCGAGATACATGATTTCAACGCTCACTTCTCTGAACGCCTTCCTTCCAGGCATCTTTCTCCTGTTTGAAAGCGTCAGGTTTCTTACGCATCTCGGAGCGCCAAAAAGCAGGCTGTCAAAATCCTGGGAGCCTATGGCCCACACATCGCCCCTTGCCGCCATGACGCTTGCCTGCGCTTCCCCGTCTTCAGGGGCGGTGAGGAACGGTATGCCCATCAGTTCGAGGATTCTCATGGACTCCGTTATTATCTGTTCGTTGAGTCTGGTGGTCTGCATGGCGAAGCTGTAAGCTTTTTCCATGTCCTTTTTTTCTAGCGCCTCCCTGTATTTGGCC of the Candidatus Sysuiplasma jiujiangense genome contains:
- a CDS encoding DNA-directed RNA polymerase, whose protein sequence is MYQIQSRHGVIRAPPERLGEDYELLISELARSTFEGKLDTEGKLVVMVSNIEPDGNGRVVHGDGGVFQSLNYDALLFQPLLQEVVDGYVVDVIKFGAFVRFGPFDGLLHISQIMDDKLDVDEGGKRIIGKETKRDIKVGDRVRARIISVSLNDKNVKESKIGLTMRQTGLGKFEWIEEDRSKKSRKEKGEIPA
- a CDS encoding DNA-directed RNA polymerase, subunit E'' gives rise to the protein MANVKQLKACKNCSYISEEDTCPLCGGQTSREFQGYLIVIDYQKSAIAKQMGINVNGKFALRVR
- a CDS encoding DUF359 domain-containing protein, with the protein product MANLRSGSDEFDPKEDLFLPPELRKELSKQYQPLITPGEIAAISESCAIVAVGDMVCYTLVSSRVIPKISVFDFMTERHRIPETWSDTLLSTPGAQLSVRSPPGYLSLEMWNALKLAWEFPGRTKMIVDGEEDLAGLASIYLMKGAIVVYGLPGIGMTAIKSDETSRQTAYSILAEMIPVSRMR
- the rps24e gene encoding 30S ribosomal protein S24e, with product MDVEITSRKENPLLNRIEVKAVVRHANSPTPGRDEVREAVSRSLGSAKEGVVVDSMKSVFGKHETLVFAKIYPKKEDALKLERRHILVRNKLAEKKQAAQKAVKAAKQQAK
- a CDS encoding 30S ribosomal protein S27ae, yielding MAKGRNSIYEVKDGKLSRTRRTCPKCGPSVFLAKHRNRVSCGKCGYAEFEKK
- a CDS encoding NUDIX pyrophosphatase; the protein is MCSGVLPNTPGFGNGNTVVAASGFDWEYFRNGDFVRIDGTSGTVEIENVTGKEVVNCAVKYNDRLLLLKRSGLVGSFRGKWASVSGYVEEGETPYAAALKELREEISAEGVSLLRAGKPVVTRKEATVWISYPFLFTLENDSITIDWEHTEYRWVKPDELPAYDTVPGFGKGLAALGII
- the ileS gene encoding isoleucine--tRNA ligase, which codes for MVRKSMVLSMIKKAEGNYDPAKVEREIAEYWSNSDIYGKLKSMRSEGQKIYFLDGPPYTTGDIHAGTALNKSLKDLRIRFWRMNGYNVRDQPGWDMHGLPIEVNVEKSFGIKTKKDIEKIGIDRFVSECRKFALKNLNNMTQQFRRLGVWMDWDKPYMTIERSFTETAWLTLKKAMDAGLLFLGERSTQWCYRCGTALAEAEIEYVEKEDPSIYVRFPLKDSDYSLLIWTTTPWTLVANMAVAVHPDMDYAEVEYRKKGQITEKLIVLEQKAEEIGSLSDQEEYEIVRVMKGSDLVGKAYTFPLEGFAKKGKEGEWSWKVIPSDSVELEYTGLVHTAPGHGPEDFNLGKKFNLDIYCPVLDDGTYSDDAGKDISRKRVSQCNDLIIGELKRTGLLYYSGRIKHRYGNCWRCKTPIIYRSTMQWYIRATELRERMLEEINRIKWVPDWAGSSRQAEWARNLKDWCISRQRFWGTPIPVWRCAKCSSERLISSVSELSGGRNYVEGMDLHRPSIDAVVFKCEKCGGEMNRVPDVLDVWFDSGICSWASLNYNADRKEFDIWWPGKWITEAGDQTRGWFNSQIATSLIMFNRAPFESALLHGWVNDSRGRQMHKSLGNVVDPMEVIESDGADALRFYILGSRAPWDDISFQQDGPKNARKTLNILWNVYNFASTYMSLDNFKSSPVDWKALAGSLKIEDRWILSKTQSVIGDATGLIDALEVHKALRSIDDFIVEDLSRWYVRMVRDRTWTEEESREKAETYTVLHYVLTAVSKLLAPFTPFISEEIFRAMNPEALSVHLSTWPEVIDVLRDAKLEADMVLARQIVEAVLKSRQETGMKLRWPLSRIVIKPVDDSNRKSIGRMLDIIEKQCNAKSSKLLQPAQEWEELVLTVVPDPNAIGKVYRQWSGKIAMMLKIRPAAEVINGIKGGSYSLGIEGQTIKIEENMVSFSYTLPRNVAQIDLPFATVYVDFNMDRKLELESLSREVMRRIQKMRKEMGLNVDEYVHAQIATSGSLLEAIVEWNSVISSECRIGSLEIVANAAGELKEAWKIDRNDLVIALSRTKAAAQPEAAQPAQEKSAAETAPEQQAPAATEEDETFVIESGETYAIFEDKPDKGMAIFRSAMESGLNGFLITREFPEKLEKKYGVSNCRIIWLTAVGGKNAVKPSDLETISLQVNDFFSKDSGIAFIDGTEYLISNNTFASVVRLIQYLKDTAAKSKSILLLSVNPESMNEKDLKVLQKEVDKII
- the fen gene encoding flap endonuclease-1; protein product: MGVNIASIVERSEIDLESLRGRVIAIDAYNAIYQFVSAIRQLDGRPLSDKDGRPTSHLIGLLHRNARLLLAGIRPVYVFDGIPNSMKAKTLEKRKESKMAAEAKYREALEKKDMEKAYSFAMQTTRLNEQIITESMRILELMGIPFLTAPEDGEAQASVMAARGDVWAIGSQDFDSLLFGAPRCVRNLTLSNRRKMPGRKAFREVSVEIMYLEETLRKLDITRDQLVDIAILVGTDFNEGVSGIGPKKALKLIKEKGAIENTPFIEEIGQDNVKDVRSIFLKPKFIESYALRWRRPDRDGLISFLCREHEFSESNVLQAVESLASADIGSQESLDRWM